The Amblyraja radiata isolate CabotCenter1 chromosome 26, sAmbRad1.1.pri, whole genome shotgun sequence DNA window ctgccttcaccccatatccgttgattccactagcccctagagctctatctaactctctcttaaatccatccagtgatttggcctccactgccctttgtggcaaggaattccacaaattcacaactctctgggtgaaaaggttttttctcacctcagtcttaaatggcctcccctttattctaagaaatgTTAACATAATACGTAGAACAGTACGgcataggaacaggtcctttggcccacaatgccagtgctaacatgatggcaagttaagCCAGCCTCCTTCTGCCTACACAtgacccatacccctccattccctgcatatctcaaACCCTCTTCCACATCACtattgtatcagcctccaccaccacccaggcATCACATTCCAGGTACCTACCAGATaccctgtgttaaaaaaaaaacctgccctttcaccttaaagctatgccctctagtctttgacatctccGTCCAGGGAGAACGTTTCTGACAGTCTACCCTGTTCTGTCAGATGCCaaagaaaaaatgacatgttcacAAGTCCATCCAAAGAGAATACGAAGGCAGTGGGACAAGATGCTGGTGCTATCTGAGTCTCTTACATCTGGGAATATGGATCTATGTAGGCACATTCAATGCTTTCCTTGTCATAGCCAGAAGAATACCTGTGAAGTCCCATTTGTGCTGTTTTCTCTATTGAGCCAATTAGCTTATTGTCCTTTAAGTGATTTGTGATTGTTCATAACAGTTTCGATCTCCATTGAGTCATAAAGTcacagtcagagtcatacagcgtagaaacagaccctttagcccaacatgcccacaccaaccaatatgtctcatctacattattcccacctgcctacctggcctatatccctctgaaattatcctatccatgtacctctctaaatgtttctcaaatgttgcaatggtacttgcctcaactacctccataaTGATCTCCGTCATTGTGGAAATGGAATAAGAAGTGATAATCTATTCAGTTTGAAGCAATTGCCTCCTTGCCCAGATGGTTGTGGATTCCACAAGGTGATACAACCCAGGAAAACATCCACTAGGCCCATTTAACATAATTgctgcaaagggcctgtcccacttacgtgtccttggcacgcaaattacgcgatctCGTGTTCGCGTTGAGGCGCGCGTGCATCGtatggccggtcccactgagaagcggggaggggtatgtagttgtgtgtgacatcgcgcggggcttcaacatttttgtagcgaacgaaatcttcgcgcgctaatggcctgtcgtggaactgacggccaaagtgggacaggcccaaaaccCTGCTACGatgcaacagcagcagaagcatgcaaacgatcgccgaactcggcctgggactcacggccgttgcggtccggatccgcccccacttctactcccagagcagggccaagaaaattgaagatagacacaaaatgctggagtaactcagcaggaccggcagcatttcgggagagaaggaatggatgatgtttcgggtcaagacccttctttcagactgacgaagggtctcgacctaaaacatcacccattgcttctctccagagatgctgccggtcccgctgagttactcctacattttgcgtccatcttcaaatgacgtcacacggtcCAGACAGCTGTGCGGTCGAATTaggtcgcgcgcgaccttcgtggTACTGtcgtgcctcaacgcgaccatgaggtcgcgtaattagcatgccaaggacacgtaagtgggataggcccttaagtatGAAGTGCTGCACTGCTGGAGCTGCCCTCTATAAAACCCTAAGACCCAAAGGCACTATCGGAAAGAAAGAAAACAAGTGTTTTTTACGATACCTAATGAGACCTCCTGAAATTAACCTATAAAAAGCCAATTAATTATATTCCTGTCCAAGATGTCTTTTTGCTAACAAAATGGATTTTGTGTCTGCAAGATATGTGATAGTGTGGGGAGCGCTTTGAAATCTTTCTGGAAGATATAATTAAATTCTTTGTAAATACAAgtgttgggcagcacagtggcgcagcggtagagttgctgccttacagcgtcagagacccgggttcgatcttgactgcggatgttgtctgtatggagtttgtacgttctccctgtggccgcgtggattttctatgggcgctccggtttcctctcacactccaaagacgtacaggttattcggtaaaattataaattgtccctagtgtgtaggatagtgctagcgtatggggtgatcattggtcggtgcggagagGGTGGGCCAACTCAGCTTCGACCCTTTAGATCTTTAAAGTCTACAATTTTTTTCATGAATTCCGTAAACTATAAAATTGCAAACAATAAGGTTAGATTTGATAATAAAGATGCAGACTAGATAGAAAAATGGGTAAAAATCATTATGATAGGGTAGATTCTTCTTGTTACTGATTGTTGTCCGACATTTAGTTGACTGCGAAAGATGTCTCCTGAAACTGAAGAGGTTCAGATCTGATCTACACGAAAATTTAATTTCAGATTATTTGGATTGTTGATGCAACAGGATCAAAGTAGTTTGAAGGGAGCAGAGACATGTTCATTGCTTGTCCCAAGTTTGGTACCTTGGTCCACCGAGCCTTCAAGCGTGCTCCCGGTACGGCGGCCCGCCAAGCCTTCGGCCAGGTTCCACGGTCCGATGAGCCTTGGgtcttccaggcatccaccactctctgtgtaaagaacttgcTTGCACATTGCCTTTAGACTTTGCCTCCCTCAACTTACGGTTATGTCCTTGAGGCTTTGACatttatttccaccctgggaaaattgcTCTGACTCTAAAAAGTCAAATTTATGAAGACGATTTAAATGCCTTTTTTATTACACAAAGCTCCACAAATCCATTCTCTGCACCAGTCGACTATAATTTATTGCTGTGAACAAGAAACTGGGAATCGACACATGTATCACTGGCTTACCCTTAACCTAAAAGCAGTTCTGCATGCAGAATGACAAAAAGATAGAAGGGATGCTACATTTGCTGTCTCACTGCAGTCATTCCTGATGTTAACATAAGGGCAGCATTGGGTTTTACTGtaattaagccatttagaaaaacAATATCTTGAAAGTGAATAGAGAAATAAGTCCACCAATTCCCCACTCTGTTTAATTTAATTCGCAGGCATAAACTAAAGTGAAAAATATGCAGGAATGTGAAGGATTTCACTGCTTGGAATATACAACCATTTCTCCTTTGCCCAGATGTATCAGAATTAAGTACtccaacagcatctcatatttcgcttgggcaggttacaacccagtgttatgaatattgatttctctaacttcaagtaacccctgcactccctttctctccatccctcccccacccagattgcaccaggttcccgttctcacctagcaaacagctaacaatggcaagtttcctttatcatagttacttttttgcagatctttcattcatttgttctatacctctctacatcactgtctatatctcttgtttgcctttcccctgactagtctgaagaagggtctcgacccgaaacgtcacccattccttctctccagagatgctgcctgtcccactgaattactccagcattttatgtctatcttcggtttaaaccaacatctgcagttccttcctacacactctcaGATTAAGTATCAATCAGCAAGACATATGGTGAATATCACCCTGCATTAACTCCCAGAATGGCACTTTCTCTCGAGATTTTTGTAAACTAAAGCAATCAGAAGATTTGGTGAATGAGTGCAAAGAacccatgatcttactgaatggcacATGAAAATCAAGTACCATACGGACTACTCTTCAGTTCCTTAAGCCTCCTGCCTGAGTCCAAAAGCTGTCTTAATTCCCAACTCAGGGGGTTGTTCCTGCCAACCAGGGATGAATTCAAGGCATTAAACTCCTCATTGCAAAGAATTTTATAAATGCCATAACAGAAAATATTTGGAAcaactattactaaaagtctggaaATTGCACCTTGACTTATTCTTGTAACTGGTGTAATTTGTAGGATTAATCTGAAATCTGCGCTTGTCTTCATGAGGAAACCTTGGAAATGTCCAAAACTGatagtgaaaagcaacaaaactATCTAGAGATCCCTTTACAATTGACTAGAGATGAATAATTATTGAAATATATCTGGATAAAATGTCTCCAGTCATTTCTAGGAATTGTATACAGATTTATAAAttgaatttaatatttaattgcaTGTGTGCTTTGCGAAACTACTTCTAATATATTTTAGAAAGCTTCTGTTCACTGGatggtttaggaaagaactgcagatgctggaagaatcgaaggtagacaaaaatgctggagaaactcagcgggtgaggcagcatccatggagcgaaggaataggtgatgtttcgggtcgagacccttcttcagactgatggtggggtggggggggggggcaggaagaagaaaggaagaggtggagacagtgggctgtgggagagatgggaaggggaggggaaggagggagaaagcaaggactacccaaaattggagaagtcaatgttcaaaccgctggggtgtaaactaaccaagcaaaatatgaggtgctgctcctccaatttgcggtgggactcactctggccacggaggaggcccaggacagaaaggtcggatttggaatgggagggggagttgaagtgctgagccaccgggagatcaggttggttaatgtgaactatgcggaggtgttgggcgaagcgatcgccaagcctgcgcttggtctcaccgatgtaaagcagtTGACACCTCGgtgtctaggtgtcaactgctcttcatcattgagaccaagcgcagacttggcgatcgcttcgcccgacacctccgcacagtttgcAGGTACAtaaatagaacaggtttggaggaatatggaccaaacccggggaagtgggactagtatagctgagacatgttggcgggtgtgggcaagttgggccgaagggctgtttccacattgtatccaatccaatccaatccaactttatttgttaagcactttaaaacaaccaatgttgaccaaagtgctgtacagaagaataaacaagacatcataaacaggcaacataacagaacataacataacagctcacataaggcgcaaaaattacatatgaaatacaacaataaattaaaagacataaaacatgagtaaaaataatagccacgcaataaaagcaatcaaaataagaaattaaatcaagtaaataaagtcgacatcttactgggtatcaaaggccacggagaagagatgggttttaagaagtgattatccacactctatgactcttgcaTTAGAATATGAATTTGCTGGTTTCTCCTGACACACTACAACAGTTGCTTAGGAAGTAAACTAACTTTAGCAGTAAAAGTTTTGATGATTTCGTAACAAGAATAATATTctggtcattgtgggccgaataaccCGCACCTGTGCTGTACCATTAATTATGTTTTGAAAGATGTGGTTTTAACTTTGTCCAAGTAAACCAGTGAAAGATCTCACCTTTTCCCGCTCAGTCCGCCGAGTCTCCCGGTTGccaagcatttcaactcccctacccacccatttccatactgaccatcCTGTCCTGGGCCACCGCCATTGCTAGATTGAGGCCACAcataaattggagaaacagcacctcacattttgcttgggtagcttacaaccaaacggtttcggcccgaaacgttgcctatttccttcgctccatagatgctgctgcaccagctgagtttctccagcttttttgtgtacctggtatgaacattgaattctctaattttaagtaacttctaatAACACTCCCCTgcctgcccccctcctccaccctaatTGCTTAACCAGTTGCACAATTCACCACATTATATTCCTCTTGAGATCATACCTTcccgagccaacaatgggcctactAAGAgctccaccctgcctgaggtaatttgttgctggccctgaatggtcctggtcttttctcaactccctccagctcttcactgccacctacccacccccaccccaccacacccccaatcccccgacccgctgagttacaccagcactttatctctggtataaaccggcatctgcagttcttcaaaagggaactgcagatgctggaatatcgaaggtacacaaaattgctggggaaactcagcgggtgcagcagcatctatggagcgaaggaaataggctttcTACATGTATCTCACCTTGTCTGATTGATACCAGGCGGCCGTTGCAAGCCCGTAAAACCACTTGGGGGTGACTCTGCTCCAAATCGAAGAGATCATCCTTGCCAGGCTTGGAGTTTCTTCCCGACCTCAGAGTGCCAATCGGTCCCATTGCACTCAGATATTTCCCCTCGTGGTCCTTGAAGGCGATTTTCCCAGCTTTAAATTCCAAGGTGTAGCTAGTGTCCAAATCTCGCTTGTTAACTAGCTTCCCATCGGTACGGAGAAACCTGTTGTCGCAGGTCTGGATGCTGTACTTCTTATCTTGATAGATCAGAGTGATGAGAGCATCCACCCCCCAGGGAATGTTGCTATCAGCGGATAGCTCGTCCTCTTGCATCGAGAGATGGGCGTATCTTTTCCGATTGACGCTTAAAAGGTTCGCCTGGGGATGGCTGGCCAGGTGAATAGACCAGAATTCAGACTCGGTGATGTTCTGGGCAAAACACGAGAGATGGTCTTCGGTTCCACCAAAGTAGCGCTTGTGGGGTTCAGATTGCAAGGTCCACCTGCCGTCGCCATGTGCAATGACCGTGAACCTACAGTCATCGTCTGGCTTCTCGGCTTCACATGACACGTTGCCATCCTTGTTAGCCAACAGGTAGCGCCCAAGGTGACTCCTGAGAAAGACCACGGAGTTTTTGCCATCGTCTTGCTCCAACGTCCAGATCTGTTTCTTCTTTAGGCTGGCGCCTGATGCATTCACCTTGAAACCAAACGCTTCTGCCGTCAAGTATTTGTTGTTGTAGTTGATTAGTCCAAATTGGATCTTTAAAGCTTGGTGGGTTCCGTTAGTGGGCATCTCTTTCCTTTCAACTTATTTTTTCCAACTTGCAGGGCAACTTCAACCCGCTCTTCCAGCTGTTCTCAGAAACAATACAAGCACTTTTTTTGTGTGGATCTGCTCCTTAAAGACTTAAAGAGGTCCAAATTGCCAAAACATCCAAACACTACACACGCATCCAGTGACGTTGGCTTAAATGTCCAGTCATTTACCCTCTTAGCTCTCCCACTATCCGCTATAAAGCCTTTAATAGCGATTAACAAAAAAAAGCACCTCAGCAAATAATTTAAATATTCTCAAAGCTTTAGGATTTCAAGATCTGTTTTTGTGCAAgtcgatttttttttttggtgggaAGTAAATTGCTTGTCTCGCCTGCTGAAGTCTGCACGTCGAGGATTATACACACGAATTTTAATAGACTGCCAGCGCTCTGTCATTAATAGCAGCGCCCGATAGCGCGACGAAAGGAAGGTTTATGTCAAACAGTGGTCCTTTGTACGTTTCCTTCGCTCCCCTTGAGTCCCAGTGGATATATCTCTTCAGACTCAATGCGGTTGACTGGAGAGTCCTTTCTTCTGTCTCAGAGCACCTTTAGATACAGGCACCTCCAGCCTCCAGAGTACATCTCTCAACCCTTGCTCACCGGCTACCCGTGCCTCTGAATTATTGCGCAGTTTTTTCAGCGTGTAAACTTGGATGAAATGCGATAGCGTTTACCTGCAGTAGAGTTGGCTTGGTGTCCTCTTTCTCTTGTGCTGGAGGGTAGAGTTACCCGGGTCTCTGATTCCTTCTCAGCGGGTCATCTACAGCCGGCTTCTGTTATAGTGTAAGCTTCTTTGCAATTAACTCAGAGCCTCGATTTCTCAGTCTTAATCCTTTTATCCTGTGGTATTCCAAAACACCTTCCTCCATCTGTCCTGTCTCTACCTTCAGTTATCTCCTTTCCCGGCAAAATAAAACATTACTAAATGAAGATGAGGCTGGAAAGGGTacatacgagaatgttgccaggcccagaaggtctgagctaaaggaagcggttgagtaggctgggactctattccttggaacacagcagGATGAGGgaataatcttatagaggtgtataaaataatgagaggaatagatctggtagaagcacagagtctcttgcccagagtaggtgaatcaaggacagaggacaggtttaaggcaaaggagaaaatatttaataggaatctgaggggaaaccttttcacataaagggtggtgggtgtatggaacaagctgccagaggaggtaggtaaggcagggactatcccaacgtttaagaaagaattagacaggtaaatggagaggacaggtttggaaggatacggaccaaacacgggcaggtgggactaatgtagctgggacatgttggcaggtgtgaacaaattgggccaaagggcctgtttctatgctgtatcactgcATGATGTTATGACTCTATGAACTCAGCTATAAAACTAGACTCCGGCTGGTGAATGGGTGCAGTGTGCATCTAGACACTGCTACCATGCGCCTGGTGACAATGCTTTATGTTTCCATGTACACCATAGCAGATTCTCTGCCTGTCTTCGAAGAGTAACAAGCAACAGGTTTATTACTGTGCAAACCCAAATTAAGAATCCGTGGCTTATCGTGAATGCTGTAAAAAcattctggcccactgagttactccagcattttctgtctatcttcggtgtaaaccagcatctttcattcattgttctttatctctccacatcactgtctatatctctcgtttaccttatcccgaaccagtctgaagaaggatttcgacccgaaacttcacccattccttctgctgcctgtccc harbors:
- the fscn2 gene encoding fascin-2: MPTNGTHQALKIQFGLINYNNKYLTAEAFGFKVNASGASLKKKQIWTLEQDDGKNSVVFLRSHLGRYLLANKDGNVSCEAEKPDDDCRFTVIAHGDGRWTLQSEPHKRYFGGTEDHLSCFAQNITESEFWSIHLASHPQANLLSVNRKRYAHLSMQEDELSADSNIPWGVDALITLIYQDKKYSIQTCDNRFLRTDGKLVNKRDLDTSYTLEFKAGKIAFKDHEGKYLSAMGPIGTLRSGRNSKPGKDDLFDLEQSHPQVVLRACNGRLVSIRQGVNISANQDEETHQETYQMEIDKETKKCILRTHTGNFWTLVAHGGIQSTATEVDADCMFEIVWRGRRIALKANNGKYVCTKKNGQLASVSDSAGEDEEFTLRLINRPILVLRGDHGFVSHHKSSRTLDANRSAYDVFQLDFENGAYQIKGSDGKFWCVSSTGTICTDSTIPEDFYLEFRDHGRLAIKGKNEKYLRGNQAGTLRADADEVDSSTLWEY